GACCAGGCGCGCTTCGAGACGTGCGCCCACACCTGGGTGGATCTGAGCGAGAGCGGCTTCGGAGTGGCGCTGCTGAACGACTGCAAGTACGGCCACGATGTCAAGGGCAACGTGATTCGCCTGTCTTTGTTGCGTGCGCCCACATGGCCCGACCCCGTTGCCGACAGGGGGCGGCACCAGTTCGCCTACGCGCTGTTCGCCCATGCGGGCAACGCCACCGAAGGGGGAGTGGTGGCCCAAGCGCACGCGTTCAACAATCCGCTGAGGGTGGTGCCTGCGGCTGGTTCGGCCGACGGCAGCGCGGCGGCTTCGTTGGCGGGCCGCCAGTCGTTGATGGGCATCGACGATGCGGGTGTGGTGGTCTCGGCGGTGAAGCCCGCCGACGATGGCCACGGTGTGATGGTGAGGCTGCACGAGGCGTTCGGCGGCCGCCGCCGGGTGAACCTCACCATCGCGGACATGACCTCGGCCAGCCGCACCAACCTGCTGGAAGAGCCGCTCGAAGATGGCTCGCTGGTGGTCGAGGGCAACACCCTGCAGCTCGACCTGGCCCCTTTCGAGATCGTGACCCTTCGCCTACAGCTCAGCTAGAGCTCCACACCACCGGGAACAGTGGGTGATCCATGGCAGCCCCGGCAGCCAGTTGGGTCTCCAGGCCAGGGAAGGGTGGCGATGTCTTCCAGGGCCGCGGGGCGTGCACCATGTCTTCGCCGAGGAACCGCAACGACAGCACCCGGCGCCTGTGCGGCCCCGGGTTGCCGGCGGCGGTGTGCAGGGTGTTCATGTGGAAACACACGGCATCACCCGGTTCGAGCTGCCATCCCAGAACGTTGTTCTGGTCGGCGGTGGCGTCGATGTCGGGCGCTTCGGCCAGAGAGCCCTCGGGAAACCAGGCGGCCCGCGCGTCCAGAAACGTTCGCGGCAGGTACATCGGGCCAAGATGTGACCCGGCAACGAACTCGAGGGTGACTTCCCTGGGCACCGGGTCGACCGGAATCCACATGCTGAGGTTCTGGAAGCCCTCGACGTTGTAGTACGGCAGGTCCTGATGCCACGGAGTGCGCTGCGCAGTTCCCGGCTCTTTCACCAGCACGTGGTCGTGGAAGAACCTCAGGGTGTGGGCGCCAAGCACCTCGGCAGCTACGCGGGCGGCCGATGACTGCCGAACGAAGCGCTCGAGTTGGGGGATTCGGGTCCACGAGCAGAAGTCTTCGACGAAGGCACCGTCGTGGTCTGTGCTGGCCCGCTTGGACAGCGGGGACAGGTCGGCCAGGTTGGCTTCGATGGCTTCGGTCGCCAACCGAATCTCGTCTGGCGAGAAGGCCTCCCTGACACACACGGCGCCGTCGCGGTTCCAGTCACCCTCGATTCGCATCGTGCCAGTCTTACCCAATCGGGCGCGCGGAGGGGCCGTCTGCCAGGATGAGGCCATGACACTCGATGCCGACGTCGCCGCGGCCCTCGAAGCCCTGCTGGCACTTGACGCCCCCGCCTTGTCGCAAGGAACCGTGGCCGAAGCCCGGGCCAACTACGACGCGGCCCCCAAACCCCGCGGAGACGACGTCTCGCGAGTCGAAGACCTCGTGGTGCCGGGGTCTGCGGGCGATGTTCCAGTGCGTGTTTATGCCGCCAGCGACGCCGAGAACCTGCCGATGGTGGCGTTCTTCCACGGCGGGGGATGGGTTCTGTCGTCGGTCGACGGGCACGACTCGCTGGCCCGCCGGATAGCGGTACGCACCGGAGCGCTCGTGGTTTCGGTGGACTATCGGCTGGCCCCCGAACACCCGTTTCCGGCGCCCCACGACGACTGCTGGGCGGTCACCTCGTGGCTGGCGCGGCACGGAGCCGAGATAGGTGGAGACCCGTCGCGCTTGGCGGTGTGCGGCGATTCGGCCGGCGGCAACCTGGCGGCCGGCGTGGCCCTGCGGGCCCGCGACGAGGGCATCGACCTGGCCTTGCAGGCCCTGATCTATCCGTGCATCGACGACCGCCAGGACCGTTACGAATCGATGGTCGAGAACGGCGAAGGGCTGTTCCTGACCGCCGACGACATGGTGTGGTTCTGGGACCACTTCGTCCCCAGCAACGAGCGGCTGAACCCGTACGCGGTGCCAGCCCGCGCCGCCGACCTGTCGGGCTGCGCGCCCGCGTACGTTCAGACCGCCCAATACGACCCGCTTCGAGACGAGGGCGAGCACTACGCGGCCAGGCTTCGGTCGGCCGGTGTAGAGGTCGACGTCACGCGCTATCCGGGTGTGGTTCACGGCTTCGTATCGCGCTGGCACGTGATGGCCCGAGCCGCCGATGCCCACCACGATCTGGCCAACGCACTGGTGGCCGCGTTCGAAGAGCGATCGGGCTGATCAGGCGCTGGGGTTGACCATCGGCATGTTGGGGTCGGCGGCCCACTCCATGAGGCTGCCGTCGTACACCGCAACGTCCTGGTGGCCCAGCAGGGCAAGGCAGAAGGCGTCGACCGTGGCGGCGATGGCGCCGCCGCAATAGGTGATGACCCGCGGGGCATCCAGCAGCCCGGCGTCGGCCAGCACCGCTCGCATTGTTACGGCGTCGACGAAACCGCAGGTCTCGGCCTCTATCAGCGACGCATACGGCACGTTGATCGCACCCTCGATGTGGCCGGCTCGCCCTCCGTAGACGTCGCTGGACCCGCCGTAGTTGTTGGCGCTGAGCGCGTCGACGATGCACACGCTGGCGTCGCCCGAGCCGATCGCTTGGACAGCGGCCAGCACATCGTCCTTTGTGGCGCGGGCCCGCTGCCATTCGCCTGACGGCTCGGCCGGCGTCGGCACCGGTCGTGCGGCGGGTTGATCTTCGCCGTGGGCCATGGGACGACCTTCGGCCTGCCACCGCTCGATGCCGCCGTGCAAGATGGCGCAGTCGACCCCGAAGTGGTGCATGGTCCACCACGCCCGGGTGCACCACATGGTGCCCGAGTCGACGCCGGGCCTCGGCGTGCGGCCCACCAGAACCACCTTGGTGTGGGGTCCCACGCCGATGTCGGCCATGGTCGCCCCGAACTGGTCGGCCGTGGGCCACATCCAGGGCAACGAAGCGTCTGGGTTCGACAAGCGCCCCTTTGCGGAGGCGACGTCGAAGAACACCGAACCGGGTATGTGCTGGTCGATCCAGCACTGCAGGCCCGGGGCGTTGTCGAGGCTGGAGGTCAGGCGGGCCGTCACGTCCAGCACCACCACGTCTGGGTCGTCCAGGTGGTCTGCCAGCCACTGGGTCGTTACGAGGTATTCGGGGTGAACCAAAGCCATGCGGGCGACACTATCTTCACGTCGCGGCCCGATACTGTTCTGCAATCCACTGCACGCACCGGGCGGGGCAGTACGGGATCGTCGAGGACGGTGCTCGTGTTACTCACGCTGCTGGCTTTGGTCGGCGGGGTAGTTCTGCTCGCTGTGGCGGCAGACCACTTTGTGCTGGGGGCTGCCAGGTTGGCGCTGATCCGCCGGGTGCCGCCTCTGACGGTGGGCGTTGTCATCATCGGCTTCGGAACAAGCCTGCCCGAGATGCTGGTTTCGGTGATCGCCGCTTCGAACGATCAGGTCGAGGTCGCGGTCGGCAACATCGCCGGCTCCAGCATCGCCAACCTTTCGTTGTTACTGGGCGTCGGCGGATGCATCGTGCCACTGGCGGTGACCTCTGCGACGGTCAGGCGCGAGGCGCCGCTGGCCTTGCTGGCCGCGGTGGCCTTCGCCGTGGCAGTTCAGGGCGACGGCATCGCCGTCTGGCAGGGCATCGTGTTGCTGGCGGCAATGGTCGCGACCCTGGTGGTGGTGTTTCGGTCGTCGAAACCAGACCCGCTGGGGCCCGAGGTCGTCGAGCTGGCCGACGTGCAACACTCGTTCGGGTTCGAGGTCGCCCGGACCCTTGCCGGGCTGACCGGCACCGTCGCCGGCGCCCAGCTGTTGTTGTGGGGGGCCGTCGACATCGCCGAACGCGCCGGGCTGTCGGAGGGATTCGTCGGCGCCACCCTGGTGGCTGTGGGCACCTCGTTGCCCGAACTGGTGACCGTGGTGCAGTCGGCGCGTCGCCGCGAGACCGACCTGATCGTGGGCAATCTGCTGGGTTCGAACATCTTCAACTGCCTGGCCGTCGGCGGGGCGGTGGGGTTGACAGGGGGTCGTGGGCTCGACTCGGTCGCGCTCGCCGTGGTGGCGCCGGTATCGGCGGTGGGCGTGTCGGCCCTGGCGTGGTTGGCCATGCGCACCCGCGGCGGTGTCGGGAGGCTCGAGGGGTTGGGCCTGGTGGTGCTGTACGCGGCGATAGTGCCGCTGCTCGCCTGAAGCCGAACGCGATTGTTGGCCTAGGGTCTCGCGCCATGAGCGCGCTCGAAGGTATCCGGGTGCTCGATCTCGGACAGCTGGTGCAGGGGCCACAGGCCGCCCAGATGCTGGCCGACCTCGGGGCCGATGTCATCAAGATCGAACTGCCAGGCGTCGGCGATTTGTCGCGCTATCTCCCGTCGGCGCCGGGGGATCGTCGTTCTGGGTTCTTCCACGGATGCAACCGCGGCAAGCGCAGCGTGGCGGTCGACCTGCGCACCGACGGCGGAAGGCAGGTGTTCTGGCGGTTGCTCGAAAGCGCAGACGTGGTCATAGCCAACTTCAAGGCCGGCACCCTCGAAGAGTGGGGGTTGAGCTATGACGAGGCGGCCAAGCGCAACCCCCGAATCGTCTATGGCCTGGGCAGCCTCTTTGGGCCGAAGGGTCCTGCGGCGACGAGGGAGGGGGCAGACCTCGCCGCCCAGGCGGCAGGTGGGCTCATCAGCACCACCAACACCGAGGGTGTCGAGCCCACACCGGTTGGGGCCACCGTCGCCGACCACATGGCGAGCCAGAACCTGGTTGCCGGAGTGTTGGCGGCGCTTGTGGCCAGAGAGCGCACCGGCGTGGGTCAAAGGGTCGACGTGTCGCTGCTGGGCGGACAGATCTGGGCCCAGGCCTCGGAATACTCGGCCTATTTCATCTCGGGGCGGGTGCCATCGAGGGCCGACGGTGGTCACCCGTTCGTGCGCAGCGGCTATGGCATCTTCCCCACCGCAGACGGCCACATCGCGATGGTGGGCATCCCGGCCAAACGCCGCGCCGAGTTCTTCGCCCTGGTCGGCATGCCAGAACTGGCCGACGACGAACGCTTCCTGGCGCCACAGATGACCGACGAAGTGCACCTGGCCTTGCGCCAGTCGTTGGCCAAGGTGCTGGTTAGGCGGACAACAGCCCAGTGGTGCGAGCTGTTCGAGGCCGGCAACTGGCGATTTGCTCCGGTCAACGACTACCAGGCCGCTGCGGCCGATCCGCACCTTGTCGAGAACGGCTATGTGTTCGAGACCGACCACCCCGATTGGGGGCGCATCCGCACGGTCGGGTCGCCCATAGCCATGTCGGCCACTCCGCCGGTGCCGGGCGCGGTGTCGCCCGAGCTCGGCGCTCACACCGACGAGGTGTTGATCGCAGCCGGTCTAAGCGCGCAAGACATCGCCGCGTTGCGCGAGTCTGGCGCCATAGGCTGAACCCCGATGTCGACAGTACAATCGGTCGAGCGCGCCTTTGCCGTGCTCCAGAGCTTGGCCAGTGGGCCGGCGGGCGTCTCCGAGGTCGCCGAGCGCTGCGGGCTGCCCAAGAGCACCGTGGCCCGCCTGCTGTCGACCCTGGTCGAGGTGGGCGCGGTCGAACAAAGTGACGCCCTGGGTGTCTACGGCCTTGGCTCGGTGCTCATCGACCTGGCTTCGGCTGCCAGCCCTGGCAACAGCCTCATCTCCATCACACATCCGCATCTCGTCGACCTGGTGGCCCAGACCGGCGAAGCCGCAGGGCTTTCGATGCTCGACGGGTTCGAGGTCTACTACTACGACCAGGTCGACGGCGATCACGAGGTGCAGGTCCGCGACTGGACCGGCGAGAGCGTCGATGCCCACGTGGTGTCGTCTGGCGTCGTGTTGCTGGCCTTCGCAGACCCAGACGTGCGAGATGAGTTCCTCGGCCAGGAACTGGCCAGGTGGACCGAAAAGACGATGACCGACCCGGTTCAGCTGGCCGCGCGGTTCGACGATGTTCGTGCCACGGGCTACGCCTGGACCCGCGAGGAGATGTCGGAAGGCCTCAACTCGGTGGCTGCCCCCATCTTCAACCCGGCGGGGCGGGCCGTGGCCGCCATCCACGTGCATGGTCCCTCATACCGCTTCCCACCCGAGGGCACCGACGACTCGATTGCCGCCGAGGTCGTGGCGGCTGCGCAACGGATATCAGCGCGCCTAGCTGGGGTGACATAGGGCTCGCCTTCGGTTACGATTCCGCTATACGGAATCGTTCCGCATCGTGGACTCAGCCTTTGCGATGCTGTCCGCCAAGGGGATTGGGGGCCGCGATGAGCGACCACGAAGACGTCGACATCGACCTCGCCGGCTTGTCCGACGACGATCTGGCATCACAGATGCACGACGATCTGTACGACGGGCTCGGCGACGAGATCGTCGAGGGCACCAACATCTTGCTCGAGCGGGGCTGGAGCGCCGACCGTGTGCTGCAGGAGGCACTGGTCGAGGGGATGCGCATCGTCGGCATCGATTTTCGAGACGGCATCTTGTTCGTGCCCGAGGTGCTGCTGGCCGCCAACGCCATGAAGGCAGGCATGGCCATCCTGCGACCCCTGCTGGCCGAGACCGGCGCCGAGCCCATAGGCAAGGCTGTCATCGGAACCGTCAAGGGCGACATCCACGACATCGGCAAGAACCTGGTGGCGATGATGCTGGAAGGTGCCGGGTTCGAGGTCGTCGATCTGGGAATCAACTGTGATGTCGACACCTATCTGGCCGCACTCGACGAGCATCGCCCCGACATCTTGGGCATGTCGGCGCTGCTGACCACGACCATGCCCTACATGAAGGTCGTCATCGACACCCTGATCGAAGCCGGGCGGCGCAACGACCAGATAGTGATGGTGGGCGGTGCGCCGCTGAACGAAGAGTTCGGCGCCGCCGTCGGTGCCGACGCCTACTGCCGCGACGCAGCCGTTGCCGCAGAGAAGGCCAAGGAGTTGATAGCCGCGCGACGAGCCAACGTGGTCGCGCTCGACACCGCAGGTTCACGCCCATGACCGACATTCACGACCCTGGCGCCCCGGAACGGCGGTCTCGTCGGGCCGGTGGCCGCGACGCGAGGCGCGCCCTCAGGTCGACGGCCACCAAGGCGTCGGCCGCCTTCCTGACCCGCAAGATAAAGCCCTACGAACTGGTCAGCGACGAGGGCCTCGAGCTGCTCGAATACAACGCCGACACCCTGCTCGAGCAGGTGGGGGTCGAGATCCGCGACTATCCGGCGGCGCTGGCCTATTTCGGCAACGCGGGGGCCGATGTCGACGGAACCCGCGTCAGGTTCCCCCGCGGACTGTGTCGCCAGTTGGTGCAGGGCAACGCCCCCTCCGTTTACACCCAGCATGCACGCAACCCGCTGCGCGACGTTCAAATCGGTGGCGATGCCATGGTGTTTGCCCCCAACTACGGGTCGCCGTTCGTACACGATCTCGACCGCGGTCGCCGCTATGCCACCATCACCGACTTCGAGAACTTCGTGAAGCTGGCGTATCTGTCGCCGTTCATGCATCACAGCGGTGGAACGGTGTGTGAACCGGTCGACATCTCGGTCGAGACCCGCCACCTCGACATGGTGTTCGCTCACCTGAGATGGAGCGACAAGCCGTTCATGGGCTCGGTGACCGCCCCCGAGCGGGCTGCCGACTCGGTCGAGATGGCCCGCATAGCGTTCGGCGGCGACCTGGCCGACCGCACGGTCATGACCAGCCTCATCAACGCCTCGTCGCCCATGGTCTGGGACGCCACCATGCTCGGCGCAGCCGAGGTCTATGCGGCCAACAACCAGGCGTGCGTGATCTCGCCGTTCATCCTGGCCGGCGCCATGGCGCCGGCGACCTCGGCCGGGGTAGCGGCCCAGACACTGGCCGAGGCCCTGGTGGGCATGGCGTTCACGCAGCTTGTCAGACCCGGTGCCCCGGTGGTGTTCGGCTCGTTTGCCAGCTCGATGTCGATGCAGACCGGAGCGCCCACCTTCGGCACGCCAGAACCCGCCATAGTTCTGTACACCATGGCCGCCCTCGCTCGCCGGTTGGGTGTTCCGTTCCGCTCGGGCGGCTCGTTGACGGCGTCGAAGGTGCCAGATGCCCAGGCTGCTTACGAGTCGCTCGCCACGCTCGAGCCGACGGTTCTGGCCGGGGTCAACTTCGTTCTTCACGCCGCGGGCTGGCTGGAGGGCGGCCTGACCATCGGCTACGAGAAGTTCGTGCTCGACTGCGACCAGTTGGGTGCCATGCACACCTTCGCCCAAGGCCTCGATCTAAGCGACGCGGGCCAAGCCCTGGACGCCTTGCTGGCCCACACCCCGGGCGAGCACCACTTGGGCACCCAGCACACCCTGGCCAACTTCGAGACCGCGTTCTACAGGGCGCTCACCGCAGACAACGCCAGCTACGAGCAATGGTCGGAAGAGGGCAGCAGAGACGCCGCCCAGCGTGCCAACGAGATGTGGCAACGCGAGCTGGCTGCCTATGAAGCGCCGCCCATAGACGACGCCATCGCCGACGAGCTGACAGAGTTCGTCGTGCGTCGACGCACAGAGCTGGCAGAAGCCCGGTGAGGCTCGCCGTGCGGGCACGAGCCCGGTCTTCGGCGCCCGATCGACACCACCAGGCCGTGGCCGACCTGGTGGCCCGACTGCACTATGAGCTGGTGCCGATGCGATCGATAGAGGCGGCCATCGCAGAGCTGCCTGCGGGCGCGCCGGTGTCGGTCACCTGCTCACCTGCGGCCGGAATACCAGCGACGCTCGACTATTGCAGCCGCCTGATCGACCTGGGTCACCAGCCCATCCCTCATCTGGCGGCCCGCACGGTCGCCGACGCCGACGCAGTAGAGCAGACAGCATCGTGGCTGCGTCAACACCAGATTCGAGAGGTGTTCGTCATTGCCGGCGACGCCCCAGAACCGGCGGGGCCATACGAGGGCGCGGCCCAGTTCATGGCCGACCTGATCGCTGCCGAACCCGGTGTCGAGCGCATCGGTATCGCCGGCTATCCCGACGGGCATCCGGCCATCGACGACCAAGCGCTCGAACAGCAGCTCTTCGCCAAACAGGCGCTGTTGCGCTCGGCTGGGCTCGACGGCTGGATCTCGACCCAGATGTGTTTCGACGCCACCCGCGTACGCGCCTGGCTGCAGGGCATTCGGGCCGCGGGCATGACCCTGCCCGTGAGGTTGGGTGTGCCCGGTGTGGTCGACAGGGCGCGCCTGTTGAAGGTGGGCACCCGCATCGGCATTGGGGCGTCTTTGCGTTATGTCAGCAAGAACCGCTCGACGGTGATGCGCCTGATGTCGCCCGGCGGTTATGACCCAACCGACCTGGTGGCCGAGTTCGCCGACGACGCCCAGCGCCTGGGTATAGAGGCGCTGCACTCGTTCACGTTCAACTCTGTGGCCGACACCGCACGGTGGCAGGCGGCCATTGCCGTGGCGGCCTGATCGCTCGCGTCGCGGGGCCGATCAGCCCCGGCGACGCCGGATCTCGGCCGTGATGGCAGGCACAACGTCGTGCAGGTCGCCGATCACCGCGTAGCCGGCCCTGGTGACCATGTTGGCCTGCGGGTCGGTGTTGACGGCGATGATGTTCTTGCTGGCAGCTGCACCAACCCAGTGCTGGATGGCGCCAGAGATGCCGCAGGCCAGATAGACGTCGGGCGCGATGCGGGTGCCGGTCTGGCCGACCTGATCGGTGTGGTTGCGCCAGCCGTTGTTGGTGACCGCCCTAGAGCAGCCCACAACACCTCCGAGCTCGGCTGCCAGTTCCTCGAGCGGCGCAAACGCCTCTTCGCTGCCCACACCGCGGCCGCCACCTACGACGACGGGGGCTGTCGCCAGGGTTACGCCCGCGGCCCGTTCGACTCGGCCGCTGACCATGGAACGGCCCAGGTGCGGGTCGAGGTCGACGGCAAGCTCGACCGGTTCGGCCGCACCGGGCTCGTCTGCGGGTGCCGCGTCGACGCTGTGGTGGGCCACCGTCAACAGCCCGACCTGGGCGTCGAGCCTTGCGTTCTCCAGCAACGAACCGCCCCAACGCACCCTGGTGATTTCGGCGCCATCGACGGAAGTGACGTTGGCGGCAAAGGGAAGGTCGAGCCGGGCCGCCGCATGGGCCAACACCTCGTTGCCGCGATCGGTGCCGGTGGCGACCACCACAGCAGGTGATGTGTGGGCTACGGCATGAGCGACCACTGCGCCCCACGCCTCTGGTCCATAGTCGGTGAGCATGTCGTGGTGGGCCTGCAGCACCCTGGTGACGCCGAAGGCTGCCAGGTGGGTTGCCAACCCGTCGGCGTTGGCGCCGATGGTGAGGGCCTCGACCGGTTGGCCGAGCGTGCGGGCGAACGTTAGGGCCTCCAGCGCAGCAGGCGACAGTGTGCCGCGGTCGTGTTCGATCAATACGAGGGTGTGGCTCACGACATGACCCCGATCTCTTCGAGCAGGTCGACCACGGCTGCTGCGGCCTCGGGCCCGTGACCGAGGACGACGGTTTGCGAGGCGCGCTCGGGTGGCCGCACCAGGGTCACCAGCGACAGGCCGCCCGGTTGGGCGCTGGGCTGCATGACCTTGACCTCGGCCTTCTTCGATGCGAGTCGGCCGCGCATGGTGGGGTAGCGGGGCAGGTTGATGCCCTCCTTGATGCCCACCACTGCGGGCAGCGGCAGGCTGTAGGTCTCGCGACCTGCATCGGCCTCGCGTTCGACGTGGACGCTGCCGTCGTCGACCGCCAGACCCTTGGCGCCGTTGACCATCGGGCGACCCAGCGCGTGCGCCACCCTGATGCCGACCTGGAAGCCGCCGCTGTCGGCCGACTCGTTGCCGAACAACACCAGATCGAAGGCGCCGCCTTCGGATTCGAGCTGTTCAATCGCCGCCGCAATGGCGGCTGCCGTGCGCTGAGGGTCCCATTCGGTGCCGTCGGTGACCAACAGCACGCCGCTGTGCATGCCCACGCTGGCGGCGTAGCGAAGCTGCTCTTCGGCCTCGGCGGGGCCCAAGGTCAGCACCATCGCCTCGCCACCGTGCTGGTCGATCAGCTGGGCCGCCGCCTCCACCGCACACTCTTCGTGTGGGCTGGTGGTGAAGCCGAGGTTGGTGGCGTCGACGGCCTGGCCGTCGGCGGTGATGTTGATCTTGGCGCCCGGCGCGGGCACCCGCTTGACGCAGACCAGAACCCTCACGACTTGAGCCGCGAATCGTCGGGGTCGAATGGGCCGTCCTGGCCCACGACCTTCACGGGGAACAGCTCGTTCATGTACATGACCTGCAGGTCGGTGCCTGGCACGGCCAGCTCGCGGGGCAGATACGCCATGACGATCTGCTTGCCAACCGACGGGCCATAGGTGGCCGAGGTGACGCGCGAGACCCTGCCGTGCGAATCGCGGATTGGCTGTCCGTCGAGGGTGAGGATCGGTTCGTTGCCGCCCTGAAGCCAGCGGGTGCGGCCCGAAGAGTCGGTTGCGTCCTCGACCGTCAGGCAGCTCATGAGCACCTCGGGCTCGCCGGCGGCGCGGGCGGCAAGATAGGCCTCCTTGCCGATGAAGTCCGCCGACTTGACCTTGGGCCGGGCCAGACCGGCCTCGAGCGGGTTGTACTCGCTCTCCAGTTCGGCACCCTGGAGGCGGTAGCCCTTCTCGATGCGGCCCGAGCTGCCATAGACACCGCCGCCGGTGGGGCGCAGGCCGTATTGGTCGCGGCCGTTGGCCATCAGCGCATCCCAGACCAGGGGGGCCTGATCCCAGGGCAGATAGATCTCCCAGCCGGTGTCGCCCACGTACGAGATACGGAAGAGATAACCGTCGACGTCGACATCGCCGCAGCGCAGCGTGCAGTCGACCATGGCTCCGTAGGGCGAGCCGGCGTGGCTGAGGTCTTGGTCGGTCAGGGTGGCCAGCACCGCCGGTGCGTTGGGCCCCCACAGGCCGATGGTCGACACCTGGTGGGTGCGGTCGGTGACCGTCACCGAGCCGTCGCGGGGCATGTACGTGCGAATCCAGTGCATGTCGCGCCCGCCGTCGAACACACCCGTGACGACCCGCACGGTGTCTTCGGCGATGCGCTGCATGGTGAGGTCGGAGTGGAAGCCGCCGTCTGGTGTCAGCCATGGGGTATAGGTGGCCCGCCCGACCGGGCCGATCTTGTTGACCGCCAGGCGGTCGGCGAACTCGACCGCGCCGGGCCCAGACAGGTCGATGATCTGGAACGCCGACAGATCGACCATGCCGCAGTTCTCGCGCATGTTCAGGTGTTCGCCCGCTGTGATGGGGCTCCACCAGCGGTTGTCCCACTCGACCTCGCGTTCGGTGATGCCGTAGCGCTCGGCCAGGTCGGCGTTGGACCCGTACCACTGGGGGCGCTCCCAGGTGCGGGCCTGGAAGAAGAACGCGTCCAACTCCTGCTGGCGGCTGTAGAAGGGCGATACCTCGAGGTTGCGCCTGCTGGCCCACTGCTCGGCCGGGTGGACGATGCCGTAGGTCTTGTTGAAGTGTTCCTCTGCTCGCGCCCAGATGTGATCGTCGCCGCGCTCTTGTGGGTAGAAGCGTGCGATGTCGGCGCCGTGGGCGTCGATGACGCGGGGATAGCCGTAGGTCATCCACTCGGCCACCACCTGGGCCATGCCCGGCCCTTCCTTCACCCACACCGCGGCCGCCGACCACAGGTTGGCGACCTCGACGGTTTCGCCCAGGCAGGGCATGGCGTCTGGGGTCAGCGACAGCAACCCGTTGATGGCGTACTTGATCTCGGCGTCGCCCAGCATGTCCATCAGCTCGATGGCCTGTTCCATCTGGGGGTCGAAGTCGTCCTGGGTGAACGGCATCTCGGTGGGCGACAGTGCGGCCTCATCGTTGGAGGGGATGGTGTCGGGGTGGTGCAGGATCGGCCGGTGGGCGTACGACCCGACCTCCATCGACCCCGCCGACTGGCGCTCGTAGCAGAACGTGTCCATGTCGCGGATGATCGGGTAGCCGATCTCGGAGTTGGTCTCGACCAGCACATCGATGGGGCCCACGTCGGCCATCTGGTGAACTGCGGGCACCAGTGGGATGGTGGCGCCTGCCATGTTGGCGACCCGGTTAGACCACACACCAGAGGCGATCACCACGTATTCGGCCTCGATGCGGCCCTTGTCGGTGACCACGGCCGACACCTTCTTGCGGCCGGTCGCGGGCTCGTCGACGGTTTCGATGTCGAGAACCTCGGTGTTGGCGAACACCTGCAAGCCGGCCTTCTCGATGGCCTCGTTGCGGAACAGGGTGCCGGTGTCGAGCGAGTCGACCACGGAAACCGAGGGGCAGTAGAACCCGCCCAAGATGACTTCCTCGTCGATGAACGGCACCAGCTCCTTGACCTCGGTGGGGGTCAGGAGCTTGGCCTCGACACCCCAGGCGGTGGCGCTGGTCATGCGGCGCCGAAGCTCGTTCATGCGCTCCTGGGTGCGGGCGACCTCGATGCCGCCGCAGTCGACCGAGCGATCGGCGTCGCGGTACTGGTTGGCCGACTGCACGCCCAGCAGCGCCATCTCCTTGTTGTGATCGACAGGG
This genomic stretch from Acidimicrobiales bacterium harbors:
- a CDS encoding electron transfer flavoprotein subunit beta/FixA family protein, with the translated sequence MRVLVCVKRVPAPGAKINITADGQAVDATNLGFTTSPHEECAVEAAAQLIDQHGGEAMVLTLGPAEAEEQLRYAASVGMHSGVLLVTDGTEWDPQRTAAAIAAAIEQLESEGGAFDLVLFGNESADSGGFQVGIRVAHALGRPMVNGAKGLAVDDGSVHVEREADAGRETYSLPLPAVVGIKEGINLPRYPTMRGRLASKKAEVKVMQPSAQPGGLSLVTLVRPPERASQTVVLGHGPEAAAAVVDLLEEIGVMS
- a CDS encoding trimethylamine methyltransferase family protein; amino-acid sequence: MTDIHDPGAPERRSRRAGGRDARRALRSTATKASAAFLTRKIKPYELVSDEGLELLEYNADTLLEQVGVEIRDYPAALAYFGNAGADVDGTRVRFPRGLCRQLVQGNAPSVYTQHARNPLRDVQIGGDAMVFAPNYGSPFVHDLDRGRRYATITDFENFVKLAYLSPFMHHSGGTVCEPVDISVETRHLDMVFAHLRWSDKPFMGSVTAPERAADSVEMARIAFGGDLADRTVMTSLINASSPMVWDATMLGAAEVYAANNQACVISPFILAGAMAPATSAGVAAQTLAEALVGMAFTQLVRPGAPVVFGSFASSMSMQTGAPTFGTPEPAIVLYTMAALARRLGVPFRSGGSLTASKVPDAQAAYESLATLEPTVLAGVNFVLHAAGWLEGGLTIGYEKFVLDCDQLGAMHTFAQGLDLSDAGQALDALLAHTPGEHHLGTQHTLANFETAFYRALTADNASYEQWSEEGSRDAAQRANEMWQRELAAYEAPPIDDAIADELTEFVVRRRTELAEAR
- a CDS encoding electron transfer flavoprotein subunit alpha/FixB family protein, whose translation is MSHTLVLIEHDRGTLSPAALEALTFARTLGQPVEALTIGANADGLATHLAAFGVTRVLQAHHDMLTDYGPEAWGAVVAHAVAHTSPAVVVATGTDRGNEVLAHAAARLDLPFAANVTSVDGAEITRVRWGGSLLENARLDAQVGLLTVAHHSVDAAPADEPGAAEPVELAVDLDPHLGRSMVSGRVERAAGVTLATAPVVVGGGRGVGSEEAFAPLEELAAELGGVVGCSRAVTNNGWRNHTDQVGQTGTRIAPDVYLACGISGAIQHWVGAAASKNIIAVNTDPQANMVTRAGYAVIGDLHDVVPAITAEIRRRRG
- a CDS encoding methylenetetrahydrofolate reductase, yielding MRARARSSAPDRHHQAVADLVARLHYELVPMRSIEAAIAELPAGAPVSVTCSPAAGIPATLDYCSRLIDLGHQPIPHLAARTVADADAVEQTASWLRQHQIREVFVIAGDAPEPAGPYEGAAQFMADLIAAEPGVERIGIAGYPDGHPAIDDQALEQQLFAKQALLRSAGLDGWISTQMCFDATRVRAWLQGIRAAGMTLPVRLGVPGVVDRARLLKVGTRIGIGASLRYVSKNRSTVMRLMSPGGYDPTDLVAEFADDAQRLGIEALHSFTFNSVADTARWQAAIAVAA